A part of Agromyces protaetiae genomic DNA contains:
- a CDS encoding ATP-binding cassette domain-containing protein, which yields MRSRPAPLRAAAFIAAGFVGVRVLYRVAFHGADGSGPVVLPFPEIPLPRPFSHVVLLGPATLDGLVDAAVSALPIALTILAFGLLNAVFDVPRLLTRAARRGPLRGVARMLSVAWAGLPALAEAVRRVRFAQRLRGERGGPRLLAPVLERTLERATAVAAALELRGFAGHPVDGVCERPVEARDLAITHRDASAPAVLVPSLELATGTLTLVAGPTGSGKSTLLRAVAGLHSHLDGGTTSGELVVVGHDREATPPRDTARTVGVVLQHPREGFATERVRDEIGLVLELRGVDPVIVAARVQEIAARVGIESLVDRDLSGLSAGEATLVAIAAAIAEHPILLLIDEPLADLDVVMRARIVGLLGALAHEAGMCVVVAEHRHAEFAAVCDGRVEVSGGVARPVASSGADVSETTDASGLALLGPRTRAASDVVLRARELTVLHDGTRAVDAAGLDLAAGELVALTGPNGAGKSSLLVALATTRGGAVEVLDSHGRIGVALVPDASDDLFASTTVAAECARTDRRTHLPKGTTAARFAAFLGLDPSSPAFLDRLARHPRDLSVGERRCLAIVLQTARTPSVLLVDEPTRGLDASARALVASALVRAADAGAAVCFATHDAAFVAALADRVLPMAGGVLGPAEAPARDESPIDAAQPQRTESQPETSATPATSVLPAASAAPEASARLSTPPRSRRGLRAIHPAFVAMTLANLVALASFTWPLAAAAVPSQASAAVPVAALALAPVAALVVLWALDESVRSAHTLALLGTLAAIGAAVRIAGTGVGGVEAVFILLILAGRAFGARFGLLLGLTTIALSTIVTGTFGPWTPFQMFACAWVGAGAGLLPRGLSHRAEIAVLCVYGVVASYLFGLIMNLWFWPFAIGTRSSIAYESGAPLAQNLWSFLLYSLVTSSITWDTLRAITTVVGLVVVGGAVLAAFRRAKPIPAGDRAARGAAVTPRSTSPRGGGTRTRRSTARGAAAVRR from the coding sequence GTGAGGTCCCGACCCGCACCCCTTCGCGCCGCGGCGTTCATCGCCGCGGGGTTCGTCGGGGTGCGGGTGCTGTACCGCGTCGCGTTCCACGGCGCCGACGGGTCGGGGCCCGTGGTACTGCCCTTCCCCGAGATCCCGCTGCCGCGGCCGTTTTCGCACGTCGTGCTGCTCGGGCCTGCGACGCTCGACGGCCTCGTCGACGCCGCCGTGAGCGCCCTGCCGATCGCACTCACGATCCTCGCCTTCGGCCTGCTCAACGCCGTCTTCGACGTCCCTCGCCTCCTCACTCGCGCGGCCCGGCGCGGCCCGTTGCGAGGCGTCGCGCGCATGCTGTCGGTCGCGTGGGCGGGGCTCCCGGCTCTCGCCGAGGCTGTGCGGCGGGTGCGGTTCGCGCAGCGCCTGCGCGGCGAGCGCGGCGGCCCGCGCCTGCTGGCGCCCGTGCTCGAACGGACGCTCGAGCGGGCCACGGCCGTGGCTGCGGCCCTCGAACTGCGCGGGTTCGCGGGACATCCGGTGGACGGAGTCTGCGAACGTCCGGTCGAGGCGCGAGACCTCGCCATCACGCACCGGGATGCCTCGGCGCCCGCCGTGCTCGTGCCGTCGCTCGAGCTCGCGACCGGCACGCTCACGCTCGTCGCTGGCCCGACCGGCAGCGGCAAGTCGACGCTCCTCCGCGCCGTCGCGGGGCTGCACTCGCACCTCGATGGCGGCACGACCTCGGGCGAACTCGTCGTGGTCGGCCACGACCGCGAGGCCACGCCCCCACGCGACACCGCCCGGACCGTCGGCGTCGTCCTCCAGCACCCGCGTGAGGGGTTCGCGACAGAGCGCGTGCGCGACGAGATCGGCCTCGTGCTCGAACTCCGCGGCGTCGATCCCGTCATCGTCGCGGCGCGCGTGCAGGAGATCGCCGCGCGCGTCGGTATCGAGTCGCTCGTCGACCGCGACCTGAGCGGCCTCTCGGCCGGCGAGGCGACCCTCGTCGCCATCGCCGCCGCGATCGCCGAGCACCCCATCCTGCTCCTCATCGACGAGCCGCTCGCCGACCTCGACGTCGTCATGCGCGCCCGCATCGTCGGCCTGCTCGGCGCGCTCGCGCACGAGGCGGGCATGTGCGTCGTCGTCGCCGAGCACCGGCACGCCGAGTTCGCGGCGGTCTGCGACGGCCGCGTCGAGGTGTCGGGCGGGGTCGCGCGGCCGGTCGCTTCGAGCGGGGCGGATGTCTCGGAGACGACGGATGCATCGGGGCTCGCGCTCCTCGGTCCCCGCACCCGCGCAGCCTCCGACGTCGTCTTGCGCGCCCGCGAGCTCACGGTCCTCCACGACGGCACGCGCGCGGTCGACGCGGCGGGCCTCGATCTCGCGGCGGGCGAGCTCGTCGCCCTCACCGGCCCGAACGGCGCCGGCAAGTCGAGCCTCCTCGTCGCGCTCGCGACGACGCGCGGCGGGGCGGTCGAGGTGCTCGACAGCCATGGCCGGATCGGCGTCGCGCTCGTGCCCGACGCCTCCGACGACCTCTTCGCCTCGACCACGGTCGCCGCCGAGTGCGCCCGCACCGACCGGCGCACACATCTGCCCAAAGGCACGACCGCGGCCCGCTTCGCGGCGTTCCTCGGGCTCGACCCTTCCTCGCCGGCGTTCCTCGACCGGCTCGCCCGCCACCCGCGCGACCTCTCGGTCGGCGAGCGCCGCTGCCTCGCGATCGTGCTGCAGACGGCGCGGACTCCGAGTGTGCTCCTCGTCGACGAGCCGACGCGAGGGCTGGATGCCTCGGCACGCGCCCTCGTCGCCTCGGCGCTCGTGCGGGCCGCAGACGCCGGAGCCGCGGTGTGCTTCGCGACGCACGACGCCGCATTCGTGGCCGCGCTCGCGGATCGGGTGCTGCCGATGGCGGGCGGCGTGCTCGGGCCGGCGGAAGCACCTGCCCGCGACGAAAGCCCAATCGACGCGGCCCAGCCGCAGCGAACGGAGTCGCAGCCCGAGACATCCGCCACGCCCGCGACATCCGTTCTCCCCGCCGCATCCGCCGCCCCCGAGGCATCCGCCCGGCTTTCGACGCCGCCGCGCTCGCGGCGCGGCCTTCGAGCCATCCACCCCGCCTTCGTCGCCATGACGCTTGCGAACCTCGTCGCGCTCGCCTCGTTCACGTGGCCGCTCGCGGCGGCCGCCGTGCCGTCGCAGGCGAGCGCCGCCGTGCCCGTCGCGGCCCTCGCGCTCGCGCCCGTCGCAGCCCTCGTTGTGCTGTGGGCGCTCGACGAGTCGGTACGCAGCGCGCACACCCTCGCCCTGCTCGGCACGCTCGCGGCGATCGGCGCCGCCGTCCGCATCGCGGGCACCGGCGTCGGCGGCGTCGAGGCCGTGTTCATCCTGCTCATCCTCGCGGGGCGCGCCTTCGGCGCTCGGTTCGGGCTCCTCCTCGGGCTCACGACGATCGCGCTGTCGACGATCGTGACGGGCACGTTCGGGCCGTGGACGCCGTTCCAGATGTTCGCGTGCGCGTGGGTCGGGGCGGGCGCCGGGCTCCTCCCCCGCGGGCTCTCTCACCGCGCCGAGATCGCCGTGCTGTGCGTCTACGGGGTGGTCGCGTCGTACCTGTTCGGCCTCATCATGAACCTGTGGTTCTGGCCGTTCGCGATCGGCACCCGCTCGTCGATCGCGTACGAGTCGGGTGCGCCGCTCGCGCAGAACCTCTGGAGCTTCCTGCTCTACTCCCTCGTGACCTCGTCGATCACGTGGGACACCCTGCGCGCGATCACGACCGTCGTCGGGCTCGTCGTCGTCGGCGGCGCCGTGCTCGCCGCGTTCCGCCGGGCGAAGCCGATCCCGGCGGGCGACCGGGCGGCGCGCGGCGCGGCCGTCACACCGAGAAGTACTTCGCCTCGGGGTGGTGGAACACGAACGCGTCGGTCGACTGCTCGGGGTGCAGCTGCAGTTCGTCGCTGA